One window of Nocardia nova SH22a genomic DNA carries:
- a CDS encoding AAA family ATPase, whose product MTDPNHPAGAPPPGEPFAALHETHSGVVVLYGDRAYKTKKPIVTDFLDFGGRAEREQACAREIRLNRRLAPDIYLGLGHLVESEGDDGEPVVVMRRLPDAHRLSRLLERSDTARSTLGGLAQKLARFHDSADRGLSIDRDGTMDALRARWWSLLDGVTEPPASASVVRRIGELAMRYLDRRVPLFDDRIAEHRIIDGHGDLRADDIFVLADGFRILDCLDFDDSLRHIDRVDDIAFLAMDLEFLGHPELAESFVADYAIAARDPAPPSLRHHYTAYRALVRAKVNCIRHRQGDGDAADHVRRHLDIALAHLQTGAVRLALLGGLPGTGKSTIADHVGRATDAVVLSSDHVRTRLRSGGLVSAGTGHYGAEGYSPAAKSRVYDELLAQARTHLAHGRSVVLDASWTAASHRERAAALAADLRAELIEIRCAAPQLVAAQRISDRRDSESEASPAIAEEMARDAEAWPSATVLDTTGPLADTVERALGVWRTLS is encoded by the coding sequence ATGACCGACCCGAATCACCCCGCGGGAGCCCCGCCGCCCGGCGAGCCCTTCGCGGCGCTCCACGAAACCCACAGCGGCGTCGTCGTTCTGTACGGCGATCGCGCCTACAAGACCAAGAAACCGATCGTCACCGACTTCCTCGATTTCGGTGGTCGCGCCGAGCGCGAGCAGGCGTGCGCACGAGAGATCCGGTTGAATCGGCGGCTGGCGCCCGACATCTACCTCGGTCTCGGACACCTCGTCGAATCCGAGGGCGATGACGGTGAGCCCGTCGTCGTCATGCGCAGACTGCCCGACGCGCATCGTCTGTCCCGGCTCCTGGAACGGTCCGACACCGCCCGCAGCACGCTGGGCGGACTCGCGCAAAAGCTGGCCCGCTTCCACGACAGCGCGGACAGGGGCCTCTCGATCGACCGCGACGGCACGATGGACGCGTTGCGGGCGCGCTGGTGGTCGCTGCTGGACGGCGTCACCGAGCCCCCGGCGTCCGCGTCCGTTGTCAGGCGCATCGGCGAACTGGCGATGCGCTATCTCGATCGTCGCGTGCCGCTGTTCGACGACCGCATCGCCGAGCACCGCATCATCGACGGCCACGGCGACCTCCGCGCCGACGACATCTTCGTGCTCGCCGACGGGTTCCGGATACTCGACTGTCTCGACTTCGACGACTCGCTCAGACACATCGACCGCGTCGACGACATCGCTTTCCTGGCAATGGATCTCGAATTCCTCGGCCATCCCGAACTCGCGGAGAGCTTCGTCGCCGACTACGCGATCGCCGCGCGCGATCCCGCCCCGCCGTCCCTGCGCCACCACTACACCGCCTACCGGGCCCTCGTGCGCGCGAAAGTCAACTGCATCCGCCATCGCCAGGGTGATGGGGACGCCGCCGATCACGTCCGCCGCCATCTGGATATCGCCCTCGCGCATCTGCAGACCGGCGCGGTCCGGCTCGCGCTTCTCGGCGGCCTGCCCGGCACCGGTAAATCCACGATCGCGGACCACGTCGGCCGGGCCACCGACGCCGTCGTCCTGTCCAGTGATCATGTCCGGACCCGATTGCGCAGCGGCGGACTCGTGTCGGCGGGGACCGGCCACTACGGCGCCGAGGGCTACAGCCCCGCGGCGAAATCGCGCGTCTACGACGAACTGCTCGCCCAGGCACGCACTCATCTCGCCCACGGCCGATCGGTCGTCCTGGACGCCAGCTGGACGGCCGCTTCCCATCGCGAGCGAGCAGCCGCCCTCGCAGCCGATCTCCGCGCGGAACTGATCGAGATCCGCTGTGCCGCACCGCAACTCGTGGCAGCGCAACGCATATCCGACCGACGCGATTCGGAGTCGGAAGCCTCGCCCGCGATCGCCGAGGAAATGGCACGGGATGCCGAGGCGTGGCCGTCGGCCACGGTGCTGGATACGACCGGGCCCCTGGCCGACACCGTCGAGCGCGCACTCGGAGTCTGGCGCACTCTGTCCTGA
- a CDS encoding DUF2267 domain-containing protein yields the protein MSHHDDPIAPAVETAHAWLRAVADQLGTDDRTFTHRVLRAWLHTVRDRLDVEVAAHFGAQLPELLRGVYYGGWIPAHVPVRHDTGTFIEQFAAESGVSSDEAVALIGAVTTALAAMFSPGHLDHVLAVVPGPLRAILLGSRLGSTASHAGTLGIR from the coding sequence ATGAGCCACCACGATGATCCGATCGCCCCCGCCGTCGAGACCGCGCACGCCTGGCTGCGCGCCGTGGCCGACCAGCTGGGCACCGACGACCGCACCTTCACCCACCGCGTCCTGCGGGCATGGTTGCACACCGTGCGCGATCGCCTCGACGTCGAGGTCGCCGCCCATTTCGGCGCCCAGTTGCCCGAATTGCTGCGCGGCGTCTACTACGGGGGCTGGATCCCCGCGCACGTGCCGGTGCGCCACGACACCGGCACGTTCATCGAGCAGTTCGCCGCGGAATCGGGGGTGTCCAGCGATGAGGCCGTCGCGTTGATCGGCGCGGTGACCACGGCATTGGCGGCGATGTTCTCCCCGGGACATCTCGATCACGTCCTGGCCGTGGTGCCCGGCCCGCTGCGTGCGATCCTGCTGGGCAGCCGACTCGGCAGCACCGCGTCGCATGCGGGGACCCTGGGAATCCGATGA
- a CDS encoding pyridoxamine 5'-phosphate oxidase family protein, translated as MTSPELAADGHARSVVALDREEAIRLLAGADYGRVVFTRDALPAIRPVNHLVEDDGRIVIRTRLTSRLTTSVRAEQQVVVAYEADHIDPTEHTGWSVVVTGFATTITDPERIARYERLLHPWADAAMDTVVEIEPTIVTGVRLVGTSEQASAEVTG; from the coding sequence GTGACCTCGCCTGAACTCGCAGCCGACGGCCATGCCCGCTCGGTGGTCGCGCTGGATCGCGAGGAGGCGATCCGACTGCTCGCCGGGGCCGACTACGGGCGGGTCGTTTTCACCCGTGACGCGCTGCCCGCGATCCGGCCGGTGAACCACCTCGTCGAGGACGACGGCCGCATCGTCATCAGGACCCGGCTCACCTCACGCCTGACGACGTCGGTACGGGCCGAGCAGCAAGTGGTCGTCGCCTACGAAGCCGACCACATCGACCCGACGGAGCACACCGGCTGGTCCGTCGTGGTCACCGGTTTCGCCACCACCATCACCGATCCCGAGCGCATCGCGCGATACGAACGGCTCCTCCATCCGTGGGCCGATGCGGCGATGGACACCGTCGTGGAGATCGAACCGACCATCGTCACCGGCGTGCGTCTCGTCGGCACCTCGGAGCAGGCATCGGCCGAGGTCACCGGCTGA
- a CDS encoding sigma 54 modulation/S30EA ribosomal C-terminal domain-containing protein has protein sequence MPAVDIRLGGGVPSMFGEYARQRIRRVVEGALLPVSSISVRLASHYDSAVANPFVAQANITATRPVRVQAAGASAREAVDLLQSRVRVRLRALAGRRALHGTSCRPAGTLLYLRPTWERTVVRTKTFHLDTQTCDMAAREMSMMDYSFRLFIESGTGAESVLHRTAHGDYRLLRTAGRPRAVAPGCLPLVIAERPVPELDRDEALNRLALSASPFLFYRDPALDRGCVVYHRYDGHYAFMTSRR, from the coding sequence ATGCCCGCTGTCGATATCCGCCTCGGCGGCGGCGTCCCGAGCATGTTCGGGGAATACGCTCGACAACGAATCCGGCGTGTCGTGGAGGGCGCGTTGCTTCCGGTCTCGTCGATATCGGTCCGATTGGCTTCTCATTACGATTCCGCGGTCGCGAACCCTTTTGTCGCCCAGGCGAATATCACCGCGACGAGACCTGTTCGCGTGCAGGCCGCCGGGGCGAGCGCCCGCGAAGCCGTCGACCTGTTGCAGTCACGCGTCCGTGTCCGTCTGCGGGCCCTCGCCGGTCGGCGGGCACTGCACGGAACGTCCTGCCGACCGGCGGGAACGCTGCTCTACCTGCGTCCGACATGGGAGCGGACGGTGGTGCGCACCAAGACCTTTCACCTCGACACGCAGACCTGCGATATGGCGGCCCGCGAAATGTCGATGATGGACTATTCATTTCGGTTGTTCATCGAATCGGGGACGGGCGCCGAAAGCGTCCTGCATCGCACCGCGCACGGCGACTATCGACTGCTCCGGACCGCCGGGCGGCCGCGAGCCGTCGCGCCCGGTTGCCTGCCCCTGGTGATCGCCGAGCGTCCGGTACCGGAACTCGACCGTGACGAGGCATTGAACCGGCTGGCATTGAGCGCGTCGCCGTTTCTGTTCTATCGCGACCCGGCTCTCGATCGCGGCTGCGTGGTATATCACCGCTACGACGGGCACTACGCGTTCATGACCTCACGACGGTGA
- a CDS encoding AMP-dependent synthetase/ligase: MREFGIPAEYRVSPGSSLGDLVHRNAERYPDVAVIARKTNGRWQGLTATEFLADVRAVAKGLIAKGIRPGDRVAIMSRTRYEWTLLDFAIWSVAAVTVPVYDSSSAEQVEWILGDSGAVAVITETDHHTDVVIDVRDRLPELAHCWQIDTARTGTDATTMLEQAGARISGATLDDYRSQATADTLATIVYTSGTTGRPKGCQLTHGNFLAELSNIVARLPSLFHTGESSVLLFLPLAHVLGRIAEVAAALAPIEIGHVGDITDVTAELAAFRPTLILGVPRVFEKVYNAAATRAQLGGRGQIFVLAADTAVAYSHALDRGRIPLLLRLRHALFDRLVYRKLRAALGGRATHAISGGAALGEHLGHFYRGIGFTVLEGYGLTETCAAATFNPDDKPKIGTVGVPLPGSQVRIADDGEILLRGPNVFTGYWNNPAATAAAFRSGWFATGDLGALDDDGYLTVIGRKKELIVTAGGKNVAPAVIEDRIRAHAIIGEVIVIGDGKPFISCLVTIDADHFPTWKQLHGKPADATIADLGSDPDLLAAIQAAVDDGNRAVSRAEAVKKFRLLQAEFTEANGYVTPSLKLKRNIVLRDFATEIDALYTR, encoded by the coding sequence ATGCGTGAGTTCGGCATACCGGCCGAATACCGGGTCTCCCCCGGTAGCAGTCTCGGTGATCTGGTTCATCGCAACGCGGAGCGATACCCCGACGTGGCGGTCATCGCCCGTAAGACCAACGGGCGATGGCAGGGCCTGACCGCGACCGAATTCCTCGCCGATGTGCGGGCGGTGGCAAAGGGCTTGATCGCCAAGGGGATTCGCCCCGGCGACCGGGTCGCGATCATGTCGCGTACCCGCTACGAATGGACGCTGCTGGACTTCGCGATCTGGTCCGTGGCCGCGGTGACCGTGCCGGTCTACGACAGTTCCTCGGCCGAGCAGGTCGAATGGATCCTCGGCGATTCCGGTGCGGTGGCCGTGATCACCGAGACCGATCATCACACGGATGTCGTCATCGATGTCCGCGACCGCCTGCCCGAGCTGGCCCACTGCTGGCAGATCGACACCGCACGGACCGGCACGGACGCGACCACGATGCTCGAACAGGCGGGCGCCCGGATCAGCGGCGCGACCCTCGACGACTACCGCTCCCAGGCGACCGCCGACACCCTGGCGACCATCGTCTACACCTCCGGCACCACCGGGCGGCCGAAGGGCTGCCAGCTGACACACGGCAATTTCCTGGCCGAACTCAGCAATATCGTCGCGCGGCTGCCGTCGCTGTTCCACACCGGTGAGTCGTCGGTGCTGCTGTTCCTGCCCCTGGCGCACGTGCTCGGCCGGATCGCGGAGGTCGCGGCCGCGCTCGCGCCCATCGAGATCGGTCACGTCGGTGACATCACCGATGTCACCGCCGAACTCGCGGCATTCCGGCCGACATTGATCCTCGGCGTGCCCCGGGTGTTCGAGAAGGTCTACAACGCCGCCGCCACACGGGCTCAACTCGGTGGTCGCGGCCAGATCTTCGTGCTCGCCGCCGATACGGCCGTCGCCTACAGCCATGCCCTCGACCGCGGCCGCATCCCGCTGCTGCTGCGGCTTCGGCACGCGCTCTTCGACCGGCTGGTCTACCGCAAGCTCCGGGCCGCCCTCGGTGGCCGGGCCACGCATGCGATCTCCGGTGGCGCCGCGCTCGGCGAGCACCTCGGTCACTTCTATCGCGGCATCGGCTTCACCGTGCTGGAGGGCTACGGCCTGACCGAAACCTGCGCGGCCGCCACCTTCAATCCCGACGACAAACCGAAGATCGGCACCGTCGGGGTGCCGCTGCCGGGCTCGCAGGTGCGGATCGCCGACGACGGCGAGATCCTGCTGCGCGGGCCCAACGTCTTCACCGGCTATTGGAACAACCCGGCCGCCACCGCCGCGGCGTTCCGGTCGGGCTGGTTCGCCACCGGCGATCTCGGCGCCCTCGACGACGACGGATATCTCACGGTCATCGGGCGCAAGAAGGAGCTCATCGTGACCGCCGGAGGTAAGAACGTCGCACCTGCGGTGATCGAGGACCGCATCAGGGCGCACGCGATCATCGGCGAGGTGATCGTCATCGGTGACGGCAAGCCGTTCATCAGCTGCCTGGTGACCATCGACGCCGATCACTTCCCCACCTGGAAGCAACTGCACGGGAAACCGGCCGACGCCACGATCGCCGATCTCGGTAGCGATCCGGATCTGCTCGCCGCGATCCAGGCGGCCGTCGACGACGGGAACCGGGCGGTGTCCCGCGCGGAGGCCGTGAAGAAATTCCGGCTGCTGCAAGCCGAGTTCACCGAGGCCAACGGCTACGTCACGCCGTCGCTCAAACTCAAGCGCAACATCGTGCTGCGCGATTTCGCAACAGAAATCGATGCTCTCTACACGCGATAA
- a CDS encoding MFS transporter, whose translation MTVETTEPTTDSVPANRRSRVVIASLIGTSIEFYDFYIYGTAAVLVFPKLFFPHESPTAAQLSSFVTFALAFFARPIGSVVFGHFGDRIGRKRTLVSSLLIMGTATVLIGCLPTYAVAGLWAPVLLAVLRFVQGVGLGGEWSGATLLATENAPEGRRGLFGSLPQLGAPIGFFLANGVFLLLTAIMPAHSDDPGAITFDNVGWRIPFLLSAILVVVGLYVRLQIVESRVFTDVAAADNIARVPATRLVRTHWRHLVLGTLLCVSTYVLFYLMTTFTLTYGTAAAHPASDAKAGLGFSRTEFLTILLVGVVFFAVFTTVAGLLTDRVGRRRTLLVTLVAVAVFGVLFQPWFTTAGSVPLSVSFVIVGLALMGLSYGPMGSLLPELFPADVRYTGSAVVYNLAGVLGASLAPIIAVALWRPDGNIAKVGLYLSAAGVLSLLALLGVRETRDIDYTAQTPPSERPPAPVG comes from the coding sequence GTGACGGTCGAGACGACCGAACCCACGACCGACTCCGTTCCGGCCAATCGGCGATCACGGGTGGTGATCGCGAGTTTGATCGGTACGTCGATCGAGTTCTACGACTTCTACATCTACGGCACGGCGGCGGTGCTCGTATTCCCGAAACTGTTCTTCCCGCACGAGAGCCCGACGGCGGCACAGTTGTCGTCGTTCGTCACCTTCGCGCTCGCGTTCTTCGCCCGGCCGATCGGTTCGGTCGTGTTCGGGCACTTCGGCGACCGGATCGGACGCAAGCGGACGCTGGTCTCCTCGCTGCTGATCATGGGCACCGCGACCGTGCTGATCGGATGCCTGCCGACCTACGCCGTCGCCGGACTGTGGGCGCCGGTGCTGCTGGCGGTGCTGCGGTTCGTGCAGGGCGTCGGGCTGGGCGGGGAATGGAGCGGCGCCACGTTGCTGGCCACCGAAAACGCTCCGGAAGGCAGACGAGGGTTGTTCGGGAGCCTGCCGCAACTGGGCGCACCCATCGGGTTCTTCCTCGCCAACGGGGTGTTCCTGCTGCTCACCGCGATCATGCCCGCGCACTCCGACGACCCGGGTGCGATCACCTTCGACAACGTCGGCTGGCGCATCCCGTTCCTGCTGAGCGCGATCCTGGTCGTCGTCGGCCTGTATGTGCGGTTGCAGATCGTGGAGAGCCGTGTGTTCACCGATGTCGCGGCCGCGGACAATATCGCCCGGGTACCCGCCACCCGGCTCGTGCGCACCCATTGGCGCCACCTCGTCCTCGGCACCCTGCTGTGCGTGTCGACGTACGTGCTGTTCTATCTCATGACCACATTCACCCTGACCTACGGCACCGCGGCCGCGCATCCGGCCTCGGACGCGAAGGCGGGCCTGGGGTTCAGCCGCACCGAATTCCTGACGATCCTGCTGGTGGGGGTGGTGTTCTTCGCCGTGTTCACCACGGTGGCCGGTCTCCTGACCGACCGGGTGGGCCGACGGCGGACCCTGCTGGTGACTCTCGTGGCGGTCGCGGTGTTCGGGGTGTTGTTCCAGCCCTGGTTCACCACCGCGGGATCGGTTCCGCTGAGTGTCTCGTTCGTCATCGTGGGCCTGGCCCTGATGGGACTGAGCTACGGGCCGATGGGATCGCTGCTGCCGGAACTGTTTCCGGCCGACGTCCGCTACACCGGATCCGCGGTCGTCTACAACCTCGCGGGTGTTCTCGGCGCCTCGCTGGCGCCGATCATCGCGGTCGCGTTGTGGCGGCCCGACGGCAATATCGCGAAGGTCGGCCTGTACCTGTCGGCGGCCGGTGTGCTGTCGCTGCTCGCGCTGCTGGGTGTCCGCGAGACCCGCGACATCGATTACACCGCTCAGACCCCGCCCTCCGAGCGTCCACCCGCCCCGGTCGGCTGA
- a CDS encoding tautomerase family protein encodes MPLWHIYHPADTYSDQDKQDFARDITALYTKFGLPDFYVVVLFREIDESSIYVAGRPARDTVRIVVEHLARHLDDPDMRRRSTQALNAIMEPYTGGRGLHWEFHTYESPRDLWMIAGQFPPDAGSEAEQAWARAGKPLPLSP; translated from the coding sequence ATGCCTCTGTGGCACATCTACCACCCGGCGGACACCTACTCCGATCAGGACAAACAAGATTTCGCCCGGGATATCACCGCGCTCTACACCAAGTTCGGCCTGCCCGACTTCTACGTCGTCGTCCTGTTCCGGGAGATCGACGAATCATCGATCTATGTCGCAGGTAGACCGGCGCGCGACACCGTCCGGATCGTCGTCGAACACCTCGCCCGCCACCTCGACGACCCGGATATGCGCAGGCGATCGACACAGGCGCTCAACGCGATCATGGAGCCCTACACCGGCGGTCGCGGATTGCATTGGGAATTCCACACCTACGAATCACCACGGGACCTGTGGATGATCGCCGGTCAGTTCCCGCCCGACGCGGGCTCGGAGGCCGAACAAGCCTGGGCTCGTGCGGGAAAGCCCCTGCCCCTCTCGCCGTGA
- a CDS encoding SDR family oxidoreductase produces the protein MTRIDGAVAVVTGGRRGLGKAFADELLRRGAAKVYVATRTPHADADPRVESLTLDVTDPESVAAAALRAEDADIVVNNAGVLLPAPLLTADPADVRATFDTNVFGPLSVAQAFAPVLAANGGGALVNIHSVLSWGAGAAAYGASKAALWSLTNSLRLELAAQHTQVVGVHLGFADTDMVRRLTVDKISPQRVAEAVFDGVERGDNEVLVDEVTRRVKAALSGPVEGLTLSLTA, from the coding sequence ATGACCAGAATCGACGGAGCGGTGGCGGTGGTCACCGGCGGCCGCCGCGGGCTCGGAAAAGCATTCGCCGACGAACTGCTCCGCCGTGGAGCGGCGAAGGTCTACGTCGCCACCCGGACTCCGCACGCGGACGCCGATCCCCGCGTCGAATCTCTCACCCTGGACGTCACCGACCCCGAATCCGTTGCGGCGGCGGCACTTCGGGCCGAGGACGCGGATATCGTGGTCAACAACGCGGGCGTGCTGCTGCCCGCGCCACTGCTGACCGCCGATCCGGCCGATGTCCGCGCCACCTTCGACACCAATGTCTTCGGACCGCTGAGCGTCGCCCAGGCTTTCGCGCCGGTGCTGGCGGCCAACGGCGGTGGTGCGCTGGTCAATATCCACTCGGTGCTGTCCTGGGGTGCGGGGGCGGCGGCCTACGGCGCGTCCAAGGCGGCACTGTGGTCGCTCACCAATTCGCTGCGGCTGGAACTCGCCGCCCAGCACACCCAGGTGGTGGGCGTGCACCTCGGATTCGCCGACACCGACATGGTCCGGCGGCTCACCGTCGACAAGATCTCCCCGCAGCGGGTGGCCGAGGCCGTATTCGACGGCGTGGAGCGCGGCGACAACGAGGTCCTCGTAGACGAGGTGACCCGGCGCGTCAAAGCGGCGCTGTCGGGCCCCGTCGAGGGGCTCACCCTCTCCCTCACCGCATAA
- a CDS encoding winged helix-turn-helix transcriptional regulator, whose product MTFEARLRDREGWSIGDGCSAGRVLELLSTRTVFLVVRECFYGTTKFEDFVTRIGTTAPAVSRALRQLGSAGIVERVPYREPGSRAREEYRLTDAGEDLLPVFLSLMQWGDKYLQDGNPPLSFIEQESGAAIGVQVVRDPGPHAKSDDIEIRLNRGRGSV is encoded by the coding sequence ATGACGTTCGAGGCGCGGCTGCGCGACAGGGAGGGCTGGTCGATCGGCGACGGCTGCTCCGCCGGGCGGGTGCTGGAGCTGCTGAGCACCCGGACCGTCTTCCTGGTCGTTCGTGAATGCTTCTACGGCACAACGAAATTCGAAGACTTCGTCACGCGGATCGGAACCACCGCACCCGCGGTGTCGCGGGCACTCCGGCAACTCGGGTCGGCGGGAATCGTCGAACGCGTCCCCTATCGGGAGCCCGGCAGTCGCGCACGGGAGGAATACCGGCTCACCGACGCCGGTGAGGACCTGCTGCCGGTCTTCCTGTCGTTGATGCAGTGGGGGGACAAATACCTGCAGGACGGGAATCCGCCGTTGTCGTTCATCGAGCAGGAGTCCGGTGCCGCGATCGGCGTGCAGGTGGTGCGTGATCCGGGGCCGCACGCGAAATCGGACGATATCGAGATCCGGCTGAATCGCGGCCGCGGTTCGGTCTGA
- a CDS encoding LLM class flavin-dependent oxidoreductase has protein sequence MKYGLLLPAGNAQLDADGSIRRLVDIAVEAERLGFESVWAGDSLVRARIEPLTLLAAVAHATERITLGTAVLMPAYRHPVHAAVTLSSLDLLSEGRLVVGVGAGFPGFSEKELELVGVDFRTRFSRLDDTVALWRELWTGNPEFFHGKVLHYDWLPEVPTPARPGGPPIWLGGITPAALRRTARLYDGWLPYPPDPADYATALATIHDTATRPVTPALFATLFVDDDKERGAKALDDYCRATYRMPLEAVAGIQLMMTGPDIPAQLQRFADAGARHILLRIGALDPGTFAAQLARLAELLPALPRPVPDPAAD, from the coding sequence ATGAAATACGGACTTCTCCTCCCGGCGGGCAACGCACAACTGGACGCGGACGGCTCGATCCGGCGCCTGGTCGATATCGCCGTCGAGGCCGAGCGACTCGGATTCGAATCCGTCTGGGCCGGTGACTCTCTCGTGCGCGCCAGGATCGAACCGCTCACCCTGCTGGCCGCCGTCGCACACGCCACCGAACGCATCACGCTCGGCACCGCGGTGCTGATGCCCGCCTACCGGCATCCGGTGCATGCCGCGGTGACGCTCAGCTCACTGGATCTGCTGTCGGAAGGCCGGCTCGTGGTCGGTGTCGGTGCGGGATTTCCCGGCTTCAGCGAGAAGGAACTCGAACTCGTCGGGGTCGATTTCCGTACTCGCTTCTCCCGGCTCGACGATACGGTCGCGCTGTGGCGTGAACTGTGGACCGGGAATCCGGAGTTCTTCCACGGCAAGGTCTTGCACTACGACTGGTTGCCCGAGGTGCCCACGCCCGCACGTCCGGGCGGCCCGCCGATCTGGCTGGGCGGGATCACCCCTGCCGCGCTCCGGCGCACCGCGCGACTGTACGACGGCTGGCTGCCGTACCCGCCCGACCCGGCGGACTACGCGACCGCGCTGGCCACAATCCACGACACCGCGACGCGGCCGGTCACCCCGGCCCTGTTCGCGACCCTGTTCGTGGATGACGACAAGGAGCGGGGCGCGAAGGCACTGGACGACTACTGCCGGGCGACCTATCGCATGCCGCTGGAGGCCGTCGCCGGGATCCAGCTGATGATGACCGGACCGGATATTCCCGCCCAGCTCCAACGATTCGCCGACGCCGGAGCGCGACACATCCTCCTGCGGATCGGCGCGCTCGACCCCGGCACGTTCGCCGCACAGCTGGCCAGGCTCGCGGAACTGCTACCGGCGCTCCCGCGACCGGTCCCCGACCCCGCGGCGGATTGA
- a CDS encoding helix-turn-helix domain-containing protein: MSDRQEGDVGWIGRRVARLRRERGWTLATLGGKVDLSSTQLSRIESGARQPSVGTLIEIARAFGITLSELVAEDHAPRFHLVRAGQRASHETASGVLAPLSGDYPALNAVHLTIPATAEAPEARHQGEEWLYVLTGSVEIVIGATTTILAPGDAIHFPSRTPHSVRNVGPAPAETLLVSAHTR, encoded by the coding sequence GTGTCGGACAGGCAGGAGGGCGACGTCGGCTGGATCGGCCGCCGCGTCGCGCGGTTGCGCCGTGAACGTGGCTGGACCCTGGCCACTCTGGGCGGGAAGGTCGACCTGTCGAGCACACAGCTCTCGCGCATCGAATCCGGCGCCCGCCAGCCGTCGGTGGGCACATTGATCGAGATCGCCCGCGCCTTCGGTATCACCCTGAGCGAACTCGTCGCCGAGGACCACGCGCCGCGATTCCACCTGGTACGCGCCGGGCAGCGCGCATCGCATGAGACGGCCAGCGGAGTGCTCGCGCCACTGAGCGGGGACTATCCGGCGCTGAATGCCGTCCACCTGACCATCCCGGCCACCGCCGAAGCGCCGGAGGCCCGGCACCAGGGCGAGGAATGGCTCTACGTGCTCACCGGATCGGTCGAGATCGTCATCGGCGCCACGACGACGATCCTCGCGCCCGGCGACGCCATCCATTTCCCGTCCCGTACCCCGCACAGCGTCCGCAATGTCGGCCCCGCCCCGGCCGAAACTCTTCTCGTCTCGGCGCACACGCGCTGA
- a CDS encoding SRPBCC family protein, which produces MVDVRMRIPGSIDRVFAVLADGWSYGHWVVGSTHMRDVDDGWPAVGTRIHHSVGAWPITTEQATTVIAVDPPNSLELEAQLWPLGPTMLRRADEALPLAALAVGAGIVTLEPEHALADGVGGLLRHCSAPDA; this is translated from the coding sequence ATGGTGGATGTGCGGATGCGGATTCCCGGATCGATCGACCGGGTGTTCGCGGTGCTGGCCGACGGATGGTCCTACGGGCACTGGGTGGTCGGCTCCACCCACATGCGCGATGTCGACGACGGGTGGCCGGCCGTGGGAACCCGCATCCACCACAGCGTGGGCGCCTGGCCGATCACGACCGAGCAGGCGACGACGGTGATCGCGGTGGATCCGCCGAACAGTCTCGAACTCGAGGCGCAGCTGTGGCCACTCGGTCCGACCATGTTGCGCCGCGCCGACGAGGCCCTGCCGCTCGCCGCGCTCGCCGTCGGCGCGGGCATCGTCACCCTCGAGCCGGAACACGCATTGGCCGATGGAGTCGGCGGGTTGCTGCGCCACTGCTCGGCGCCTGACGCCTGA
- a CDS encoding PepSY domain-containing protein, producing the protein MHAKRLLVSGAVVGCGVLGLTACGDDTDSTDQTRSAPGATTSALTGGNTPVTSAVSAKSTPVANALAALDTAANAVPGGKPFDLETELQGTEGVFDAKVAAGGDQIDVLVDATGHTVRSQQQAPRPSDDIAKLDGVTITAADALRAAGSRDPSAEFDEMEIDTDDSGTVVWKVDLMRGDRSEVTYSVDAHNGQIIGTGR; encoded by the coding sequence ATGCATGCAAAGCGTTTGCTGGTGAGCGGTGCCGTGGTCGGGTGCGGCGTACTCGGACTCACCGCGTGTGGTGACGACACCGACTCCACCGATCAGACCCGCTCCGCGCCCGGAGCCACCACGTCCGCGCTCACCGGCGGCAATACGCCGGTGACCAGTGCGGTCAGCGCGAAGTCGACTCCGGTCGCCAATGCGCTCGCGGCGCTGGACACCGCCGCGAATGCCGTGCCCGGCGGCAAACCGTTCGATCTGGAAACCGAGTTGCAAGGCACCGAAGGGGTGTTCGACGCGAAGGTCGCCGCGGGCGGAGACCAGATCGACGTGCTGGTCGACGCGACGGGACACACCGTCCGGTCCCAGCAGCAGGCACCCCGTCCCAGCGACGACATCGCCAAACTGGACGGCGTGACCATCACCGCGGCCGATGCCCTGCGCGCGGCCGGTTCCCGCGATCCGAGCGCGGAATTCGACGAGATGGAAATCGACACCGACGACAGCGGCACCGTCGTGTGGAAGGTCGATCTGATGCGCGGTGACCGTAGCGAGGTCACCTATTCCGTCGACGCGCACAACGGCCAGATCATCGGCACCGGACGCTGA